One region of Streptomyces rishiriensis genomic DNA includes:
- a CDS encoding phosphoribosylaminoimidazolesuccinocarboxamide synthase: MSGFVEKPEPLQVPGLVHLHTGKVRELYRNEAGDLVMVASDRTSAFDWVLPTEIPDKGRVLTQLSLWWFDQLRDLVPNHVLSTELPAGAPADWAGRTLVCKSLQMIPVECVARGYLTGSGLVEYKESRTVCGLALPEGLVDGSELPAPIFTPATKAAVGEHDENVSYEEVARQVGAETAAQLRQATLAVYGRARDIARDRGIILADTKFEFGFEGENLVIADEVLTPDSSRFWPADQWQPGRAQPSYDKQFVRDWLTSAESGWDRASEQPPPPLPQDIVDATRAKYVEAYERLTGTSWA; encoded by the coding sequence GTGTCCGGATTCGTAGAAAAGCCCGAGCCCCTTCAGGTGCCGGGCCTGGTGCATCTGCACACCGGCAAGGTGCGCGAGCTGTACCGCAACGAGGCGGGCGACCTCGTGATGGTCGCCAGCGACCGCACCTCCGCCTTCGACTGGGTGCTGCCGACCGAGATCCCCGACAAGGGACGTGTCCTCACCCAGCTGTCCCTCTGGTGGTTCGACCAGCTCCGCGACCTGGTCCCGAACCACGTCCTGAGCACGGAACTGCCGGCCGGCGCCCCCGCCGACTGGGCCGGCCGCACCCTGGTCTGCAAGTCGCTCCAGATGATCCCCGTCGAATGCGTGGCCCGCGGCTACCTCACCGGCTCGGGCCTCGTCGAGTACAAGGAGTCCCGCACGGTCTGCGGCCTCGCCCTGCCCGAGGGCCTGGTCGACGGCAGTGAACTCCCCGCGCCGATCTTCACCCCGGCCACCAAGGCCGCCGTCGGCGAGCACGACGAGAACGTCTCCTACGAGGAGGTGGCCCGCCAGGTCGGTGCCGAGACCGCCGCCCAGCTCCGCCAGGCGACCCTCGCCGTCTACGGCCGCGCCCGCGACATCGCCCGCGACCGGGGCATCATCCTCGCCGACACCAAGTTCGAGTTCGGCTTCGAGGGCGAGAACCTGGTCATCGCCGACGAGGTCCTCACCCCGGACTCCTCCCGCTTCTGGCCCGCCGACCAGTGGCAGCCCGGCCGCGCGCAGCCCTCGTACGACAAGCAGTTCGTGCGCGACTGGCTGACCTCGGCCGAGTCCGGCTGGGACCGGGCGAGCGAGCAGCCCCCGCCGCCCCTGCCGCAAGACATCGTCGACGCGACCCGCGCGAAGTACGTCGAGGCCTACGAGCGCCTCACCGGCACCAGCTGGGCCTGA
- a CDS encoding wax ester/triacylglycerol synthase domain-containing protein, with translation MPGSHLPLMEEGMARWPFGPPNAGIALDLAGAPPPLDELRALVEERWKALPRLTQTLVAPGGARTGPARWTGRHRWERRDGHDLARQLDSADLTLRDAVRQWFHTPFPAGRPPWGLHLLRGETEGEFSLLFRMHHSLLDGRSLTTLLRALFDDGRPLDGGASVAAPGSRRRTVGPGPTGGGPPGLLTTGRAVPLPHRGPREPAYTVVRLRADVLRAARAAVSVGAAGPGRPATTNEVFLATVSGVLRACLSAAERDCAAAPDAASAGGGRTPEPRQVWLSVPVDERPDDCGEFLGNAFANVRVPAPVTLADPAARLTACIGLLTTVTRPRRTAEKLVEGTLAAVPGATLALAGGTIFAPAYAPAACSYVHLREQGQTLAGRPLRHLTIVPMVPPADTATFALGGCAKGHTLSVATNSGGQDAGLLAEAFLDELALLAEGAR, from the coding sequence CGCCCTGGACCTCGCGGGGGCCCCACCGCCACTGGACGAGCTGCGGGCGTTGGTGGAGGAACGCTGGAAGGCGCTGCCCAGGCTCACCCAGACCCTGGTCGCTCCCGGCGGCGCCCGGACCGGCCCGGCCCGGTGGACCGGCCGGCACCGCTGGGAGCGGCGGGACGGCCACGACCTGGCCCGGCAGCTCGACAGCGCGGACCTCACCCTGCGGGACGCGGTCCGGCAGTGGTTCCACACCCCGTTCCCTGCCGGCCGGCCGCCGTGGGGCCTCCACCTGCTGCGCGGGGAGACGGAGGGGGAGTTCTCCCTGCTGTTCCGGATGCACCACAGCCTGCTCGACGGCCGTTCCCTGACGACCCTGCTGCGCGCGCTCTTCGACGACGGCCGGCCGCTGGACGGCGGCGCGTCCGTGGCGGCGCCCGGCTCCCGGCGGCGGACGGTCGGCCCCGGCCCGACGGGGGGCGGCCCGCCGGGTCTGCTCACCACGGGCCGCGCGGTGCCCCTGCCGCACCGGGGGCCCCGCGAACCCGCGTACACCGTCGTACGGCTGCGCGCCGACGTGCTGCGGGCCGCGCGCGCGGCCGTCTCCGTGGGAGCGGCCGGTCCCGGCCGCCCGGCGACCACGAACGAGGTGTTCCTGGCGACGGTCTCCGGAGTCCTGCGTGCCTGTCTGTCGGCTGCGGAGCGCGATTGCGCCGCCGCCCCCGATGCGGCGTCCGCCGGCGGTGGCCGGACTCCGGAGCCGAGGCAGGTGTGGCTGTCGGTCCCGGTCGACGAGCGGCCCGACGACTGCGGCGAATTCCTCGGCAACGCCTTCGCCAACGTGCGGGTCCCCGCACCGGTGACGCTCGCCGACCCGGCGGCCCGTCTGACCGCGTGCATCGGCCTGCTGACCACCGTCACCCGGCCCCGGCGCACCGCCGAGAAGCTGGTCGAGGGCACGCTCGCGGCGGTTCCCGGGGCAACCCTGGCGCTGGCCGGCGGGACGATCTTCGCGCCCGCGTACGCGCCGGCGGCCTGCTCCTACGTCCACCTGCGCGAGCAGGGGCAGACCCTGGCCGGACGGCCGCTGCGCCACCTCACCATCGTCCCCATGGTGCCCCCGGCCGACACGGCGACCTTCGCTCTGGGCGGCTGCGCCAAGGGCCACACGCTGAGCGTCGCGACCAACTCCGGCGGCCAGGACGCCGGCCTGCTGGCCGAGGCGTTCCTGGACGAGCTGGCCCTGCTCGCCGAGGGCGCCCGCTGA
- a CDS encoding DNA polymerase III subunit gamma and tau: MSSLALYRRYRPESFAEVIGQEHVTGPLQQALRNNRVNHAYLFSGPRGCGKTTSARILARCLNCEQGPTPTPCGECESCKDLARNGPGSIDVIEIDAASHGGVDDARDLREKAFFGPARSRYKIYIIDEAHMVTSAGFNALLKVVEEPPEHLKFIFATTEPEKVIGTIRSRTHHYPFRLVPPGTLRDYLGEVCGQEAIPVEEGVLPLVVRSGAGSVRDSMSVMDQLLAGASDAGVTYAMATSLLGYTDGSLLDSVVEAFATGDGAAAFEVVDRIIEGGNDPRRFVTDLLERLRDLVILAAVPDAADKGLIDAPADVIERMQAQAGVFGAAELSRAADLVNEGLTEMRGATSPRLQLELICARVMLPAAYRDERSVMARLDRIERGVNLLPGGAGQGAVPGAPAMPTMGYVPGPEAHGGAPLAGGAPTPHGGGAAAARAAVRGPGPGPGPGQGPGQAPGRPAEPAAQTPPAPVQPPAVPPAAAPAHATAPTPSPVAASAPPVEEMPTAGPQAPAQPAPGSWPTATAAGSGRRPGGWPTAASAGSGRPPAQAAPASPPAAPAGPPAPAATPAPTPAAGGYAPPVGGLDPRMLWPNILEAVKNRRRFTWILLSQNAHVAGFDGTTLQLGFVSAGARDNFTSSGSEDVLRQALAEQFSVQWKIDAVVDPSGGSGPPPGGGFGGGGGGGGGGAPGGYGSPGGHNSPGGYGGGGGGGSAAPSGMAAPQAPAAPAAPARHASSSASASAHAAPAPAPSRPPAPEPVAPEDDTAEDDDPDLNESALSGYELIVRELGATVVEEFTNE, from the coding sequence GTGTCGTCTCTCGCGCTGTACCGCCGCTATCGCCCGGAGTCGTTCGCCGAGGTCATCGGGCAGGAGCATGTCACCGGCCCGCTGCAGCAGGCGCTACGGAACAACCGGGTCAATCACGCGTACCTGTTCAGCGGGCCGCGCGGGTGCGGGAAGACCACCAGCGCGCGGATCCTGGCCAGGTGCCTGAACTGCGAGCAGGGGCCCACTCCGACCCCGTGCGGGGAGTGCGAGTCGTGCAAGGACCTGGCGAGGAACGGCCCGGGGTCCATCGACGTCATCGAGATCGACGCGGCTTCGCACGGCGGTGTGGACGACGCCCGTGACCTGCGAGAGAAGGCCTTCTTCGGGCCCGCCCGCAGTCGCTACAAGATCTACATCATCGACGAGGCCCACATGGTCACGTCGGCCGGCTTCAACGCGCTTCTCAAGGTCGTCGAGGAGCCGCCGGAGCATCTGAAGTTCATCTTCGCGACCACCGAGCCGGAGAAGGTCATCGGGACCATCCGGTCGCGGACCCACCACTATCCGTTCCGGCTCGTGCCGCCGGGGACGCTGCGGGACTACCTCGGCGAGGTCTGCGGGCAGGAGGCCATCCCCGTCGAGGAAGGCGTGCTGCCGCTCGTCGTGCGCTCCGGCGCGGGTTCCGTGCGTGACTCCATGTCCGTCATGGACCAGCTGCTCGCCGGCGCGAGCGACGCCGGTGTGACGTACGCCATGGCCACCTCCCTGCTCGGCTACACGGACGGCTCGCTGCTCGACTCCGTCGTCGAAGCCTTCGCCACCGGTGACGGCGCCGCCGCCTTCGAGGTGGTCGACCGGATCATCGAGGGAGGCAACGACCCCCGGCGCTTCGTCACCGACCTGCTGGAGCGCCTGCGGGACCTCGTCATCCTCGCCGCCGTCCCGGACGCGGCCGACAAGGGGCTCATCGACGCCCCCGCCGACGTGATCGAGCGCATGCAGGCCCAGGCCGGCGTCTTCGGCGCCGCGGAGCTGAGCCGCGCCGCCGACCTGGTCAACGAGGGGCTGACCGAGATGCGGGGCGCCACCTCGCCCCGCCTCCAGCTCGAGCTGATCTGCGCGCGCGTGATGCTGCCCGCCGCCTACCGCGACGAACGCTCCGTCATGGCCCGCCTCGACCGCATCGAGCGCGGCGTGAACCTCTTGCCGGGCGGCGCGGGGCAGGGGGCGGTGCCCGGAGCGCCCGCGATGCCGACGATGGGTTACGTGCCCGGGCCCGAGGCGCACGGCGGCGCCCCCTTGGCCGGGGGTGCGCCGACCCCGCACGGTGGCGGGGCAGCGGCCGCCCGGGCCGCGGTACGGGGTCCGGGTCCGGGTCCGGGTCCGGGGCAGGGTCCGGGGCAGGCGCCGGGCCGGCCGGCCGAGCCCGCCGCGCAGACCCCGCCAGCGCCCGTCCAGCCTCCGGCCGTGCCACCCGCCGCCGCCCCGGCCCACGCCACCGCACCCACTCCCTCTCCCGTCGCGGCTTCCGCCCCGCCGGTGGAGGAGATGCCGACCGCCGGCCCTCAGGCCCCGGCCCAGCCCGCGCCCGGTTCCTGGCCCACCGCCACCGCGGCGGGCAGCGGGCGCCGCCCCGGCGGCTGGCCCACGGCCGCGTCGGCGGGCAGCGGCCGTCCCCCGGCGCAGGCGGCCCCCGCTTCCCCTCCGGCGGCCCCGGCCGGTCCCCCGGCTCCGGCAGCCACCCCCGCGCCCACCCCCGCGGCGGGCGGGTACGCGCCCCCCGTCGGCGGCCTCGACCCCCGCATGCTCTGGCCGAACATCCTGGAGGCGGTCAAGAACCGCCGTCGCTTCACCTGGATCCTGCTCAGCCAGAACGCCCATGTGGCGGGCTTCGACGGCACGACCCTCCAGCTCGGCTTCGTCAGCGCCGGCGCCCGCGACAACTTCACGAGCAGCGGCAGCGAGGACGTGCTGCGGCAGGCGCTGGCCGAGCAGTTCAGCGTCCAGTGGAAGATCGACGCGGTCGTCGACCCCTCCGGCGGTTCGGGGCCCCCGCCCGGCGGCGGCTTCGGTGGCGGTGGCGGTGGTGGCGGAGGCGGTGCGCCCGGCGGCTACGGCAGCCCCGGCGGCCACAACAGCCCCGGTGGCTACGGCGGCGGTGGCGGCGGAGGTTCGGCCGCCCCCTCGGGCATGGCCGCGCCCCAGGCGCCGGCCGCTCCCGCCGCCCCTGCCCGGCACGCGTCGTCGTCGGCCTCGGCGTCGGCCCACGCCGCGCCCGCCCCGGCGCCGTCGCGTCCGCCCGCCCCGGAACCGGTGGCTCCGGAGGACGACACCGCGGAGGACGACGACCCCGATCTCAATGAGTCGGCCCTCTCCGGGTACGAACTGATCGTGCGCGAGCTCGGAGCGACGGTGGTGGAGGAGTTCACCAACGAGTAG
- a CDS encoding N,N-dimethylformamidase beta subunit family domain-containing protein, with product MGPGPGPEHIRRWESGALAHAVTDPFGQGPVPWLRGSETYFDDTGHVVPWYVDAVPAPAEGGPRVPAPRASSSAGGPRSADDVRRQIKGFVSTGAVAPGEAVDFHITVDPPQEFSVDVYRIGHYDGDGAAKITTSPRLSGIVQPPPLTADRTVSCHHWWLSWRLQVPSYWNVGAYVAVLTTVDGYRSHVPFTVRDHHPADLLLLLPDITWQAYNLYPEDGRSGASLYHAWDDDGRLLGEADAATTVSFDRPYAGAGLPLHVGHAYDFIRWAERYGYDLAYADARDLHAGHIDPTRYRGLVFPGHDEYWSTSMRRTVELARDSGTSLVFLSANSLYWQVELGPSPSGVPGRLLTCRKRKGPGKPVLWREIDRAEQQLVGIQYAGRVPEPHPLIVRNADHWLWEATGACDGDGIEDLVAGEADRYFPRTPLPPHEDRILLAHSPYADSEGVLRHQETSLYRAPSGALVFASGTFAWSPALDRPGHVDPRVQRATANLLDRICKRD from the coding sequence ATGGGACCCGGACCAGGACCGGAACACATCCGCCGATGGGAGTCGGGAGCACTGGCCCACGCCGTGACGGACCCCTTCGGACAGGGCCCCGTCCCCTGGCTGCGGGGCAGCGAGACGTACTTCGACGACACCGGCCACGTAGTGCCCTGGTACGTGGACGCCGTCCCGGCCCCCGCCGAGGGCGGCCCGCGCGTCCCGGCCCCCCGCGCCTCCTCCTCGGCGGGCGGTCCCCGATCGGCCGACGACGTGCGCCGCCAGATCAAGGGCTTCGTCTCCACCGGCGCGGTCGCCCCCGGCGAAGCCGTCGACTTCCACATCACGGTCGACCCGCCCCAGGAATTCAGCGTCGACGTCTACCGCATCGGTCACTACGACGGCGACGGCGCCGCCAAGATCACCACCAGCCCGCGCCTCTCCGGCATCGTCCAGCCCCCGCCGCTGACCGCCGACCGGACGGTCTCCTGCCACCACTGGTGGCTCTCCTGGCGCCTTCAGGTCCCCTCCTACTGGAACGTCGGCGCGTACGTGGCCGTCCTCACCACTGTCGACGGCTACCGCTCCCACGTCCCTTTCACGGTCCGCGACCACCACCCCGCCGATCTGCTTCTGCTGCTCCCCGACATCACCTGGCAGGCGTACAACCTCTACCCCGAGGACGGCCGCAGCGGCGCGAGTCTCTACCACGCGTGGGACGACGACGGCCGTCTCCTCGGCGAGGCCGACGCCGCGACCACGGTCTCCTTCGACCGCCCCTACGCCGGCGCGGGCCTGCCCCTCCACGTCGGCCACGCCTACGACTTCATCCGCTGGGCCGAGCGCTACGGCTACGACCTCGCCTACGCAGACGCCCGCGACCTGCACGCCGGTCACATCGACCCCACCCGCTACCGCGGCCTGGTCTTCCCCGGCCATGACGAGTACTGGTCGACGAGCATGCGCCGCACCGTGGAACTCGCTCGTGACAGCGGCACCTCACTGGTCTTCCTGTCCGCCAACTCCCTCTACTGGCAGGTGGAGTTGGGCCCCTCCCCGTCCGGCGTCCCCGGTCGCCTGCTGACCTGCCGCAAGCGCAAGGGCCCCGGCAAACCCGTCCTCTGGCGGGAGATCGACCGTGCCGAACAGCAGCTGGTCGGCATCCAGTACGCGGGCCGGGTGCCCGAGCCCCACCCGCTGATCGTCCGCAACGCCGACCACTGGCTGTGGGAGGCGACCGGCGCGTGCGACGGCGACGGCATCGAGGACCTGGTCGCGGGCGAGGCCGACCGCTACTTCCCGCGCACCCCCCTGCCACCCCACGAGGACCGCATACTCCTCGCCCACTCCCCGTACGCCGACAGCGAGGGGGTCCTCCGCCACCAGGAGACCTCCCTCTACCGGGCCCCTTCGGGCGCCCTGGTCTTCGCCTCCGGCACCTTCGCCTGGTCCCCGGCCCTGGACCGCCCCGGCCATGTGGACCCCCGCGTCCAGCGCGCCACGGCCAACCTCCTGGACCGCATCTGCAAACGCGACTGA
- the purD gene encoding phosphoribosylamine--glycine ligase, which translates to MNVLVIGSGAREHALCRSLSLDPAVTALHCAPGNAGIAEVAELHQVDAMDGEAVSALAVELGAELVVVGPEAPLVAGVADAVRDAGIPVFGPSKEAAQLEGSKAFAKDVMAAAGVPTARSYVCTTPEEVAEALDAFGAPYVVKDDGLAAGKGVVVTDDLETAAAHAAGCMGVPSTPSGQRGSVVIEEFLDGPEVSLFAITDGVSVVPLQPAQDFKRALDGDEGPNTGGMGAYSPLPWADPKLVDEVLETVLQPTVDEMRHRGTPFSGLLYAGLAITGRGIRVIEFNARFGDPETQVVLARLKTPLAGVLMAAATGGLADLPALRWSDDAAVTVVIASHNYPGTPRTGDPISGLAEVAAEDAPHAYVLHAGTKYDGADRDTVVSAGGRVLSVTATGTDLTEARERAYEAVGRIGLDGSQHRTDIAAKAAAGA; encoded by the coding sequence GTGAACGTCCTCGTCATCGGCAGCGGCGCCCGCGAACACGCCCTGTGCCGCTCACTGTCCCTCGACCCCGCCGTCACCGCGCTGCACTGCGCCCCCGGCAACGCCGGCATCGCCGAGGTGGCCGAGCTGCACCAGGTCGACGCCATGGACGGCGAGGCCGTGTCCGCGCTGGCCGTCGAGCTCGGCGCCGAGCTGGTCGTCGTAGGCCCGGAGGCGCCGCTGGTCGCCGGGGTCGCCGACGCCGTGCGCGACGCGGGCATCCCGGTGTTCGGCCCCTCCAAGGAGGCCGCGCAGCTCGAGGGCTCCAAGGCGTTCGCCAAGGACGTGATGGCCGCGGCCGGTGTGCCGACCGCCCGCTCCTACGTCTGCACCACCCCGGAAGAGGTCGCCGAGGCCCTCGACGCCTTCGGCGCGCCGTACGTCGTCAAGGACGACGGTCTGGCCGCCGGCAAGGGCGTCGTCGTCACCGACGACCTGGAGACCGCCGCGGCGCACGCGGCCGGCTGCATGGGGGTGCCTTCCACACCGTCCGGGCAGCGGGGAAGCGTCGTCATCGAGGAGTTCCTCGACGGCCCGGAGGTCTCCCTCTTCGCGATCACCGACGGGGTGAGCGTCGTCCCGCTCCAGCCCGCCCAGGACTTCAAGCGCGCGCTCGACGGCGACGAGGGCCCCAACACGGGCGGCATGGGCGCCTACTCGCCGCTGCCCTGGGCCGACCCGAAACTGGTCGACGAGGTCCTGGAGACCGTTCTCCAGCCGACCGTCGACGAGATGCGTCACCGCGGCACCCCCTTCTCGGGACTGCTCTACGCGGGCCTCGCGATCACCGGCCGCGGCATCCGGGTCATCGAGTTCAACGCCCGCTTCGGCGACCCCGAGACGCAGGTCGTCCTGGCCAGGTTGAAGACCCCGCTGGCCGGTGTGCTGATGGCGGCCGCCACCGGCGGCCTCGCCGACCTGCCGGCCCTGCGCTGGAGCGACGACGCGGCCGTCACCGTCGTCATCGCCTCGCACAACTACCCCGGCACCCCGCGCACCGGTGACCCGATCTCCGGCCTCGCAGAGGTGGCCGCCGAGGACGCCCCGCACGCCTACGTCCTGCACGCCGGGACGAAGTACGACGGTGCCGACCGCGACACGGTCGTCAGCGCGGGCGGGCGCGTACTGTCCGTCACCGCGACCGGCACGGACCTCACCGAGGCCCGCGAGCGCGCGTACGAGGCGGTCGGCCGCATCGGGCTCGACGGCTCGCAGCACCGTACGGACATCGCCGCGAAGGCGGCGGCAGGCGCATGA